One region of Streptomyces davaonensis JCM 4913 genomic DNA includes:
- a CDS encoding ABC transporter substrate-binding protein yields MTLKKPSPSPRSTVSRKHAAVSAGCAALVLTLAACSGATGGTTNKDGFAQVAQKDGELTVWVDATRMDAAKLYQKQHPDVKLKIVSYDGDANGSNYLQTKVQLFNRTKKGWPDVVFSSQNNEASWAVDAGFAAPLNKGLIPDATLGKFAKGANDVCTVDGTLYCLRNDLSQTVLWYNAPLLKKFGYTVPATWEEYQALGEKVAKEHPGYLVGDAGDSFTPEIYLWASKCGANHITGPKAVSVNTTSEACTKMAKLLDVLIKNKSMSISGVFSTDFAKKYKKADKILLMPGPAWYGGAVFQSGLKTPAQQIAVAPMPQWQGETAPSTGNVGGGTWLVSQHSAHLKAATDFLAWVTTDNAYQGEKAPGFPAYAPAAENWLKAQADSGYYASDLKALTDASSQVWSGWGSGKFSQEAIWAATVKPGLTQGKTIESMLPAWQDSIIKYAQSNGYKVAQ; encoded by the coding sequence GCCTGCAGCGGCGCCACCGGCGGGACGACCAACAAAGACGGCTTTGCGCAAGTCGCCCAGAAGGACGGTGAGTTGACCGTCTGGGTGGATGCGACCCGCATGGACGCCGCGAAGCTGTACCAGAAGCAGCACCCGGACGTGAAGCTGAAGATCGTCAGCTACGACGGTGACGCCAACGGTTCGAACTACCTGCAGACCAAGGTCCAGTTGTTCAACCGCACCAAGAAGGGCTGGCCGGACGTCGTCTTCAGCTCCCAGAACAACGAGGCGAGCTGGGCGGTCGACGCGGGCTTCGCCGCGCCGCTGAACAAGGGTCTGATCCCGGACGCGACCCTCGGCAAGTTCGCCAAGGGCGCCAACGACGTCTGCACGGTCGACGGGACCCTGTACTGCCTGCGCAACGACCTCTCCCAGACGGTGCTCTGGTACAACGCCCCGCTGCTGAAGAAGTTCGGCTACACCGTCCCCGCGACCTGGGAGGAATACCAGGCACTCGGTGAGAAGGTCGCCAAGGAACACCCCGGCTACCTCGTCGGCGACGCGGGCGACTCCTTCACCCCCGAGATCTACCTGTGGGCAAGCAAGTGCGGCGCCAACCACATCACCGGCCCCAAGGCCGTGTCCGTGAACACCACCAGCGAGGCCTGCACCAAGATGGCCAAACTGCTTGACGTTCTGATCAAGAACAAGTCGATGTCCATCAGCGGGGTCTTCAGCACCGACTTCGCCAAGAAGTACAAGAAGGCCGACAAGATCCTCCTCATGCCCGGGCCGGCCTGGTACGGCGGCGCGGTCTTCCAGAGCGGACTCAAGACGCCGGCCCAGCAGATCGCGGTGGCGCCCATGCCGCAGTGGCAGGGCGAGACCGCACCGTCCACCGGCAACGTCGGCGGCGGCACCTGGCTGGTGTCCCAGCATTCCGCGCACCTCAAGGCGGCCACCGACTTCCTGGCATGGGTCACCACCGATAACGCCTACCAGGGCGAGAAGGCCCCCGGCTTCCCGGCGTACGCGCCCGCCGCCGAGAACTGGCTCAAGGCGCAGGCCGACTCCGGGTACTACGCCAGTGACCTCAAGGCCCTTACAGACGCCTCCTCGCAGGTGTGGTCCGGCTGGGGCTCGGGCAAGTTCAGCCAGGAAGCGATCTGGGCCGCCACCGTCAAGCCCGGCCTCACCCAGGGCAAGACGATCGAATCCATGTTGCCCGCCTGGCAGGACTCGATCATCAAGTACGCCCAGTCCAACGGCTACAAGGTCGCGCAGTGA
- a CDS encoding carbohydrate ABC transporter permease, with the protein MTAATHSASPSSRSARRRSRGTARQSRAGVAFVAGYVLLLIAFGILPTGYAIYFAFTNAGGAFTGLSNFIDTAQDFRFMDAVGHVALYLLFWLLSLVVFVVALALLLHRLSSGTLSKSLRFLYYIPGALAGAASVLVWLFMLDPTVSPVNSLLGALGFDTFGEVIAPGHLPLLFTIIAFWTGAGGWIVVMYGALNNIPTDVMEAARIDGASSWQTAWHVQIPMLRKWIVYMVILAFAGGTQLFVEPQLLSLASVGVAGRDYALNQLTYSFAFELNNINGAAAVSVELLVVSLSAAAVFVTRSRFFDAD; encoded by the coding sequence GTGACCGCTGCGACCCATTCCGCGTCCCCTTCGTCCCGCTCTGCCCGGCGGCGCTCTCGTGGCACCGCCCGGCAGAGCCGGGCCGGCGTCGCCTTCGTCGCCGGCTATGTGCTCCTGCTGATCGCCTTCGGCATCCTGCCGACCGGCTACGCCATCTACTTCGCCTTCACCAACGCGGGCGGCGCGTTCACCGGCCTGTCCAACTTCATCGACACGGCGCAGGACTTCCGCTTCATGGACGCCGTAGGCCATGTGGCGCTGTACCTCTTGTTCTGGCTGCTGTCCCTCGTGGTGTTCGTGGTGGCCCTCGCCCTGCTGCTGCACCGCCTGTCGTCGGGCACGCTCAGCAAGTCCCTGCGGTTCCTCTACTACATCCCCGGTGCACTCGCCGGCGCGGCGAGCGTCCTGGTATGGCTGTTCATGCTCGATCCGACGGTCAGCCCGGTCAATTCGCTGCTGGGCGCGCTGGGTTTCGACACCTTCGGCGAGGTGATCGCCCCCGGCCATCTGCCGCTTCTGTTCACGATCATCGCGTTCTGGACCGGCGCGGGCGGCTGGATCGTGGTCATGTACGGCGCGCTCAACAACATCCCCACGGATGTGATGGAAGCCGCGCGCATCGATGGGGCAAGCAGCTGGCAGACCGCCTGGCACGTGCAGATCCCGATGCTCCGCAAGTGGATCGTGTACATGGTGATCCTGGCGTTCGCGGGCGGCACCCAGCTCTTCGTCGAGCCGCAGTTGCTGTCCCTGGCGAGTGTGGGGGTGGCGGGCCGCGACTACGCGCTGAACCAGCTGACGTACAGCTTCGCCTTCGAGCTGAACAACATCAACGGTGCCGCCGCGGTCTCGGTGGAGCTGCTCGTCGTCAGCCTGTCGGCCGCCGCCGTCTTCGTCACACGATCGAGGTTCTTCGATGCCGACTAA